Proteins found in one Xenopus laevis strain J_2021 chromosome 1L, Xenopus_laevis_v10.1, whole genome shotgun sequence genomic segment:
- the LOC108697112 gene encoding cocaine- and amphetamine-regulated transcript protein: MESSRLHLMLGPLFLLLFLSANCQEDADSLETRAADFFSQGDNSVHEKDLIDALQEVLEKLKNKRLPLFEKKYGQVPMCDAGEQCAVRKGPRIGKLCDCPRRTSCNTFLLKCL, from the exons atggagagctcTCGCCTGCACCTAATGCTCGGCCCCCTGTTCCTACTCCTTTTTCTCTCAGCCAACTGCCAGGAAGACGCCGACTCCTTGGAGACCAGAGCCGCCGACTTTTTCTCCCAGGGAGACAACAGCGTTCACGAAAAGGATCTG ATCGACGCTCTGCAAGAGGTGCTGGAAAAGCTGAAAAATAAAAGGCTTCctttatttgagaaaaaatacGGCCAAGTTCCCATG TGTGATGCCGGAGAACAATGTGCTGTCAGGAAAGGACCACGAATCGGAAAGCTCTGCGACTGCCCCCGACGGACTTCATGCAATACATTCCTATTAAAGTGTTTGTAA